The following nucleotide sequence is from Caldicellulosiruptor saccharolyticus DSM 8903.
TATTAAACTTACAGCCCACTTTTTTATATCAGTCACCGTTTCTCCGTTCTTCAATCATTCTCAGCCTATTTATAGCTCTATACAAAGCTGCCTGATATCTTTCAAACTCATCTGGCGGAAGTTTTTGTTGAAGTTTCTTTTCAGCTCTTTCTTTTGCAGCTAAAGCTCTTTGTCTGTCTATTTCTTCTGGCCACTCTACAGCATCACTCAAAATAACAACCTTGTTTTGATTAACTTCAAGGATACCTCCTGCAATTGCTGCCTCGCGCCATTTTCCACCCTTTTTTATCCTAAGCTTTCCAATTCCAATGGGTGTAACAATTGGTTCATGTCCGGCCATTATACCTATTTCTCCATCTATTGCACGAACAACTATCATCTCCACTTTGTCTTTAAAAAATATTCTTTCAGGTTGCAAAACTTCTAATTCAAATTCAGCCATTTTGCAGTATCACCTCAAAACTTATTTGCCCTTCATATCCTTTTCGTAGTTCTCATAAACCTCGTCAATTGTCCCAACCATGTAGAAATACTGCTCAGGAATATGGTCCATTTTACCTTCAATTATCTCTTTAAATCCTCTTATTGTATCTTTCAGCTTGACATATCTTCCAGGTCTTCCTGTGAAAGCTTCAGCAACAAAGAATGGCTGGGAAAGGAATCTTTGAATTTTTCTTGCTCTGTAGACAATCAATTTGTCCTCTTCAGAAAGCTCATCCATACCCAATATTGCAATGATATCCTGAAGTTCTTTATACCTTTGCAAAATCTGCTGGACTGTCCTTGCAACATAATAGTGCTCCTCACCCACAATTCGTGGGTCAAGTATTCGCGATGTTGAGTCAAGCGGGTCAACAGCAGGATATATGCCAAGCTCAGCAATCTGTCTTGACAAAACAGTTGTGGCATCAAGGTGAGCAAATGTAGTAGCAGGTGCTGGGTCAGTGAGGTCATCAGCTGGAACATAGATTGCTTGAACAGAGGTTATTGAGCCTCTTTTTGTAGAGGTTATCCTCTCTTGGAGAGCACCTACCTCGTTTGCAAGTGTTGGCTGATAACCAACAGCTGACGGAATTCTCCCTAAGAGTGCTGATACCTCAGATCCTGCTTGAATAAATCTAAAAATATTGTCAATGAACAAAAGCACATCCTGTCCTTCTACATCACGGAAATACTCAGCCATGGTAAGACCAGTGAGAGCAACTCTCATTCTTGCCCCTGGTGGCTCGTTCATCTGACCAAAGACTAAAACTGTTTTTTCTATAACACCTGATTCATTCATCTCAAGCCAAAGGTCATTTCCTTCTCTTGTTCGTTCACCAACCCCAGTGAATATTGAAAACCCACCGTGCTCTGTTGCAATATTTCTGATAAGCTCCATGATGAGCACAGTCTTGCCAACACCTGCACCACCAAAAAGTCCAATCTTTCCGCCTTTCGCATATGGTGCTAAGAGGTCTATGACCTTAATCCCTGTTTCAAAAATCTCTACTGCAGGCACCTGTTCTTCAAACGAAGGTGCACTTCTGTGTATTGGCCAGTAGTCTGTAGCCTGGACCTCCCCCTTGTTGTCAATTGGCTGGCCTAAAACATTGAATATTCTCCCCAACGTCCCTCTTCCAACAGGGACTTTGATGGGTCCACCTGTATCAATTGCCTTTACACCTCGTCTGAGTCCATCAGTTGAGCCCAAAGCAACACAGCGAACAGTGTCATTGCCCAAATGTTGGGCTACTTCTGCAACAAGTGTCTTTCCATCAAAATGAATTTCAATTGCATTATTAATGGCTGGAAGGTTACCACTTTCAAACCTCACATCTACTACAGGACCAATTATTTGAACAACATAACCAACGTTTTGTTCCATCTTTGGCTACACTCCCTCTAAAATCAAGTTTAAATAGTTACTTATTTCAAAGCAGCTGCACCACTTATTATCTCTGATATCTCCTGAGTAATCACTGCCTGGCGTTCCCGATTGAGCTTTAATACGAGTTTTTGTATCATTTCATCTGCGCTTTTTGTTGCATTATCCATTGCTGTCATCCTTGCAGCAAGTTCACTTACGTATGAGTCCATCATTGCTCCAAAGATTATACCTTTTAAATATTCATATATGACAACATCAAGCACATTTGTTGGGCTTGGTTCGTATCTTATTGTCTCATCCTTTTTGAACTCACCAGACACAAATTCACTTGGGTCAAGAGGAAGAAGTTTTTTTACAACTACATCTTGTTTGATTGTAGAAATTAGCTTGGTGTATATGATATAAAGCTCGTGAATGTCTCCTCTATAGTACTTTTTTACAACATTTTGTGCAATTCCTTTTGCAACTTTTACAGACACAGACTGAGTTTGATAGTTAAAATTGTCTTCTACTTTGTAGCCGTGGCGTGATAAAAAGTTTTTGCCAACAGTGCCTATTGGGAAAAATATTACTTCTCCCTTATTTGAAAGATTTTCATACAAATTCAAAGTGCTTCTTATGACATTCGCATTATAACCACCGCACAGTCCTTTGTCACCGCTGATGACGATTACACCAAGTCTTTTTTGTCCTTCTTTATACGACCCCTCAAAGAGTATGTGATTTGTTTGCATACCGTGCACAACAAGATCTTTCATAAATTCATTTATCTTCTCAAAATAAGGTCTTGTTGAATCAAGTCTATCACGTGACCTTTTCATTTTAGATGCAGAAATTAAGTACATAGCTCTTGTTATCTTTTTTGTTTCATTCACACTTTTAATCCTTGACTTTATCCACCTTGTCTTATTTGCCATCTTTAATTTCACCTACTTGCTGCTTTTAAATCTCTCTTTGAATTCAACAATTACCTTCTTTAAAAGTTCTTCATTTTCAAGCGTCAAGTCCTTTGTTTCTTTTATTGAGTCAAATATTTGTGGATAATTTGCAGAGATGTATTGGACTAACTTTTCATTGAATTCTCTTACTTTATTTACTTCTATATCCATTAAATACCCATTCACTGCACTATAAAGGATGACAACTTGGTGCCAAACAGGCAGTGTCTTGTACTGAGGCTGTTTTAATGTCTCCACAATTCGCTGACCTTGGGCAAGTCTTTCACGGGTTGATTTGTCAAGCTCTGAACCAAACTGAGCAAAAGCTTCAAGTTCTCTGTACTGTGCCAAGTCAAGTCTCAATCTTCCTGCAACTTTCTTCATAGCCTTTATCTGAGCATTACCACCTACTCTTGAAACTGATATACCTGCATTTATTGCAGGTCTTATACCAGCATAAAATAGCTCACTTTCAAGGTATATCTGGCCATCAGTTATTGAAATAACATTTGTGGGAATATATGCTGAAACATCACCAGCTTGTGTCTCAATGATAGGCAAAGCTGTAAGTGAACCACCACCACGCTGGCTATTTAATTTTGCAGCTCTCTCTAAAAGTCTTGAATGCAAGTAAAAGACATCTCCAGGATATGCTTCACGGCCAGGTGGTCGTCTCAAAAGAAGTGACATTGCTCTGTACGCAACTGCGTGTTTTGATAAGTCATCATAAACTATAAGAGCATCTTTCCCAGACTCCATAAACTCTTCTCCCATTGCACAGCCTGCATAAGGTGCTAAGAACTGAAGTGGTGCTGAGTCACTTGCAGTTGCGCTGACAACAATTGTATAGTCCATTGCCCCATATTCCTTTAATGTGTGTACTATCTGCGCAACAGTTGATGCCTTTTGACCAATTGCTACATAAATACAGTATACTCCTTGGTCTTTTTGATTAATGATTGTATCAATCGCAATAGCTGTCTTCCCTGTTTGTCTATCTCCAATAATCAGCTCTCTTTGGCCTCTTCCAATTGGAATCATTGCATCAATTGCCATAATACCTGTTTGAAGTGGAGTTTTAACAGGCTCTCTTTCAATAACACCTGGCGCTATTCTCTCAACTGGTCTATACTTTTTTGCATTGATGGGACCCAAACCATCAATAGGCTGACCCAAGGCATTTACAACTCTACCTAAAAGCTCTTCCCCAACAGGTACCTCTACTACTCTGCCTGTTCTCTTGACAATTGTGCCTTCTTTGATTTCCCTGTCATTTCCTAAAATAACGCACCCAACATTGTCTTCTTCCAAGTTAAGTGCCATTCCATAAACGTTGTTAGGAAATTCTAAAAGCTCACCAGCCATACAATTGTCAAGGCCGTGTATTCTCGCAATACCATCTCCTGACATAATCACAACGCCAACGTCATTTGTTTCTATCTTCTTTTCATAGTTTTTTATTTGCTCTTTTATGATTGAGGCAATCTCATCTGGTCTTATAGTTACATCAACCATCTTAAATCATCACCCCTAAATAGCATTCTGGATAAGTTCTTTTTTTATCGAATCCAATGCACCTTTAATTGTAGCGTCAACCTCAATATTGTTGAATAAAAGTTTTATTCCTCCAATGATACTTCTATCAACCTTAACTTTAAAGCGCGGATTTTTAACATCATACCTTTTCAAAAGCCAGTTTGATATCTTTCTAAGAACGCCTTCGTCAACTTCTTCTGATACAATCACTTCAACTTCCACATTACCTATTATCTTGTCATACATTTCCTTATAATAAAAAGGTATATATGGAAGTAAAGTCTCTCTTCGTTTGTCGATTAGCAAACAAATGAGATTGACAATATATCTATCAATGCTTTCATCAAGAAATTGTTTTATCTTCTCTTTTTTATTAGATACTTTCATCTCAAGGTCAAATAAGACATCTACAAACTGTTTATTTGTCTTAAACAAGTCATATATTTTAAAAAGGTCTTCATAAAACTTCTCAAGCTTTCCCTCTTCTTGAGCAAGCTTAAGTAACCCTTCAGCATATCTTTTTGCTGGCAACATTTTTAAGCAACCCCTGCCTCGTCAAATATATTCTCAACTATTTTCCTATTTTCTTCAGTGTTTAAATTCTTTTCAATAACCTTAGATGCAGCAAGAAGAGCAATTGAGACAAACTGGTTTTTAAGTTCATTGATTTGTTTTTTCTTCTCAATATCAAGCTGCTTGAGAGCATTTTCAATAATCTTGTTTGCCTCAAGCTTGGCATCTTCAATAATCTTGTCAGCCTGTTTTTGGGCTTCAATCATAGCGTTTTGGACTATCTCGTTTGCCTTCGCATGTGCCTGAGACAAGATATTTTCATATTCTTCCTTCAATTTTATAGCCTCTTCTTTTGACTTTGCAGCAAAGTCAAGCTGCTCTTGAATCATCTTTGAACGCTTTTCCATAAAGGCAGTTACCTTTTTGAAAAAGAATTTTCTATAAATTAAGTAAAGTATCAAAAAGTTTATAATTGCCCAGAAGAACATGTTTTCAAAAATTGCAAGGTCAAACATCTATGTTCTCATCTCCTTTTTTGAACTCTCTGCCAAAATTTCTATCTCAACCTCACGCTTTAATTCGAAAATAAAGAGATGACGCTCCCCAAGCCATCTGGAGAGCGTTTAAACTTTCAAAACCAACAAAATAGCTATAACAAAGCTATAAATTGCAACAGCTTCTGCAAGCGCAGCACCAATAAAAAATAATGGTAAAATCCTACCATACGCTTCTGGTTGTCTTCCCACAGATTCTGCTGCTTTAGCAGTTGCAATACCAATGCCAATACCTACACCTAAACCAGCAAGCATTGCTATACCTGCTGCTAATGCTGTCATTTAAAACACCTCCCAAAAATTTTATTCTTCCAAAGCTTCATATAGATAAATTAATGACAAGAATGTAAAGATTACCGCTTGTAAAACACCATCAAAAATATCGAAATATAAACTCAACGCTGCTGGTATACCAACAGGAGGTATATGAGCTTTTATAAGTCCATGATAGATAAGCTCCATGACGGTAACACCAGCAAGGATATTGCCAAATAATCGTGCAGAAAGAGAAAGAGTTCTTGTCAAATAGTCTAAGAATTTAAATGGGAAGACTATAGGAATGGGCTTAAAATGACTCACAAACCATCCAATTGGATTTTTGAGAACAATAGTTGAAATTATCAATATCAAAATTGACATAACACCAAAGCTCGCAGTTACGTTTAAATTACTTGTAGGGGGCTGAAGACCTATAAGGCCCAACAAGTTTAGCCCAAGTAAAAATAAAAATAGTGTACCTAAATAGGGAGCAAATATATGCCAATAATGGCCTAAAAAGTTTTTAGTGATTTTGTTTATTGAGTCGACAATGAACTCAGCAATGACTTGTTTTCTGCTTGGCACTAATTTCATGTTAGAGGTGAGATAAAATGCCAATATAATCAAAAATGCCATCACGCCCCACATCTCAACAACTGCTACCCTCACAGGAATGCCCTTGCCAATTGGTATTGTGAACAAAACTTTCATTACACCTTCGCTCATTTTATTTTTCACTTCCTTGATGATGTTTTATAAATATAAGCTACAACATATGACACAATAAAAATCAGAGGATAGCTTATCAACGTCCAGATGAAATAAACAAATCTTACATTGTAAAACTTGAAGATAAAAGCAGATAGCAGTATCAAAACCACAACTGCTAAGCTATGAAGTAACAAATAAATAAAATTAATTTTGCCTCTTAACGCAGATTTCAAAAGTAACAATAGAAAATATAAAATAAATAGCAATACTACACTGCTGCCCAGCACTATTACAAAAGCAGCTATGCTTTTAGAATAAGCAAACACCAATGCACAAAAGATAAGATTTATACCCCATAGCACTTTCAAAGCAAGATTTACAATATCCTTCATATCACATCCCACTAATCAACTTATTAAATATGTTACACCCATCCATTACAAAATTCAAGCCCTTTATAAAAAATTTTTTGACATCATTCCCACTCAATTGTAGCAGGTGGTTTTGAAGTAATGTCATATACAACTCTATTTACCTTTCTTACAGTGTTTACAATTTCGTTTGAAACCCTTTCTAACACATCATAAGGAATCCTTGCCCAGTCAGCCGTCATACCATCAACACTTGTAACAGCCCTAAGTGCAACAGTGTAATCATATGTTCTTTCATCACCCATTACACCAACACTTCTCATATCAGTGAGTACTGCAAAGTACTGCCAAATTTCTTCATCAAGTCCACATGCCTCAATCTCTTTTCTGAAAATCCAGTCAACTTCTCGAAGTATCTCAAGCTTTTCTTCGGTAACTTCACCAATTATCCTTATTGCAAGGCCAGGTCCTGGAAACGGCTGTCTTTTTACAATTTTTTCTGGAATTCCTAATTCTACTCCCACCCTTCTTACCTCATCTTTGAAAAGCTCACGCAGTGGTTCAATTATCCTTTCAAACTTGATATGCTCTGGCAAGCCGCCAACATTGTGATGACTTTTTATTGTTGCAGCCTTGCCAACTCCACTTTCGACAACATCAGGATAAATTGTACCTTGCACTAAAAATTTTACATCTCCAAGTTTTGAAGCCTCCTCTTCAAAAACACGTATAAACTCTTCACCTATTATTTTTCTCTTTCTCTCAGGATCTATGACACCACACAAAGCTTTTAAAAATCTCTCTTTCGCATCAACCTTGATTACGTTCATGTCAAACTGTCCTTTGAATGTTTTTATAACTTCTTCCGCCTCTCCTTTTCTCAAAAGTCCATGGTCAACAAATATACAGAAAAGATTTTTGCCTATCGCCTTGTGAACAAGCACTGCTGCAACAGAGGAATCAACACCGCCAGAAAGAGCACATACAACCTTTTGATTGCCCACAATCTTTCTTATCTCATTTATTCTTTCTTCTATAAATGACGATGTCTTCCAATCACCTTTGCATCCGCAGATATTGAACAAGAAGTTTTTTATTATTTCTTGCCCAAACTCAGTGTGAACAACCTCTGGATGGAATTGCACACCATAAATCTTTTTTTCTCTACTGCCAAATGCGGCAATGGCACAATTTTCAGTAGAAGCTAAAATTTCAAATCCCTCTGGGAGTTCTTCTACAAAGTCAGTATGGCTCATCCAACAAATTGAGCTTTCTGGCAAACCTGTGAACAAAGGCGAATTTGTATTGTATTTTATATGTGTTTTACCATACTCTCTAAAGAGGGCAGTTGAAACCTTACCACCTAAAAAATATGCAATCAGTTGATTTCCATAGCATATTCCAAGAATTGGAACACCAATTTCAAATATCTTTTTATCAACAACAGGTGCATTTTCTTCATACACGCTTGATGGTCCACCAGTAAAGATTATTCCTTTTGGATTTTTCTCAATTATCTTCTCTAAGGGTGTGTCATATGGCCAAATTTCACAATAAACACCACATTCTCGTACTCTTCGTGCAATTAGCTGATTGTACTGTCCACCAAAGTCCAACACAATAACAATCTCATGCTGCAAATTTAATCATCCTCTCTTTTGGATTTTTAAATATGATAATATATAAACACAAGAAGAGGAATTGTCAACAGGGAAAAAATTGTTGTAATAAATATTGTACGTGTAGCATATGAACTATCAGCTTTGTATCTATACGAGAGTATTGAACTAATTATTGCAGTTGGCATTCCTGTTTGGAGTATAATAATCAACCTTGTAAAGTTATCTAAGCTCATGAATTTGGTCAAAAATGTAATCAATAGAGGAAAAGCCACCATCTTAAACGCAACAATGCCATAAGCAGGATATGTCTTAATTGTGTCTTTAAATGAAACTTCTGCTAAAAGGCAGCCAATAAAAAACATAGACAAATAAATGGTTGTTTTTCCAAATGGATTTAATGCATCGTAAATAGTGAGAAAAAATCTATTGTAGTAACTCAAAATTTCAGCTGGCAAAGCTCCTTTTAGTAAATACACTACAAATGCTGAGAAAATGGCAATTGAATTTGCATTTATAAAACCAAATTTAGTTTTCTCACTGCTGTGCTTTGTTATAATTGAGAGTCCCAATGACCAAGCCAAAAAGTCATGCATTATATTGTAACTTGCAGCGTAAAACACACCCTTTTCACCAAAGATAGAGTACAACAGGGGAAATGACAAAAAACCAGTATTTCCAAAAGCAGAGCAAAATATATGTGTGTAAAATGTTTTGCCTTGAAGCTTAAATAACTTTGCTGTTATGTAACCTGTCCCAAGTAACAATATTATCCCAATAAAAGCTGAGATTATCAGTGTGAGGATATTTTTTACAACAGTTGAAGAATAAGGTTTGCTACTTATGGTTGTAAACAATAGGATTGGAGCGGTTATTTTTATAATCAACTCGCTCACAGAATCTTTTATAGTAGGCGAAAACAATTGTATTTTAGTACCAATAAGTCCTATAAAGATAACAGCAAAAAGATAAAGGATATTTTTTAGAAGAATTAAAACTTCCTGATTCATGGCTGTTAAGACCTTTCCAACAGTAAAAAGATTCTTAAAGTGTACAAGCTCTATTATATAATAGCTTGTTGAATAAAACAGATTAACAGAAAAGACAATAAATAGATATATATAAAAAGCCATCCTCCTTAAGGTAAAATTATAGCAAGAGAAGACTAAAAACACGTAACTAAGGAGGATGGCAATGACTAATTTTATTAAAACACAAAAACAAAAATTTTTAAAGATACTTATGACAATTGAGAAAGTAATAAAAGCCTTGGGATTAAAGATAAAAAGTAGCAGGAGAGGAAGACCGAAGAAATTTAAGCTAAGCCATATAATAGCTTGTTTTGTTTACAAAGTCAAAAACAAGATAAACAGTTTCAGGGAATTAGAATACAAGATAAATGAAGATGAAGAATTTAAAAAGGCTATAGGGATAGAAAAGAGCCCCGATCATACATATTTTTCGAAATGGGCAAAAGTAATTGAAGAAGAATATATAGAAGGGATAGCAAGAATTTTAGTGAGAGAAATAGATCCGCAGACAAAAGTTTGTGCTATAGATTCTACACCTTTGAGAAGCTCGAGGGGTGACAAAGAGGCAGAAGTAGGAGTATGTGTTAGTTTAGGTTTTTACAATGGGTATAAATTACATGTGTTAGCAACAGTTGAAAGCGAGGTTATACCTATAGTATGGTGGTTGACATGTGCAAATATCCATGACAGTAAAGTAGTAGAACTTTTGTATGAAGCTAAGATATTTGGACCTGAAGTGATATTGGCAGATGCAGGTTATGATTGTGCGAAATGGTTTGAGGTGTCAGATAGACTTGGGATGAAGTTTGTAGCGGCGGTAAATAAGAGAAATAGTAAGGATTTCAGTAATGTAAAAAATATTTTGAGGATAAAAAATATGGAATTTTTAAGAAGCGAAGAAGGACAAAAGTTATATAAGCAGAGGACAAAAATAGAAAGATTATTTGGTAAGTTAAAAGGAGAATACAATTTAGAACAAGTAAGGTTAAGAGGTTTTAGAACATATAAGAAGCATGTAGACTGGATTATGATTACTTATTTGATAGAGGTCTATATTCAAAAAATTGAAAACTGTAAATTTTCTTTTAAATACACGTGGAATAATTTATAGTTCTATATAGTAACATTAATGGTATAATTATTTATTCAACAACTTGTTATATAAAAAAAAAGTGCCATTTTACAAGGCACCCTATTCACTAATTTCTATTTCCTCAATCTCCTGTGTGGAATTTGCAAGTGAATTTAGCTTCTCCCTCATTTTATTCATAACTTCTTTCGCCATCTCGGAAGAATATTTCTCCATTGCAAAAACAGGTGTAGTTGCTGGAGTAGAAGCTTTTATAACTCGAATCACTTTAAGTTGTGGCTTGTCTTGCGTTGTAGGTCTTACCTTTGCGTTGAACAGGATATAATCTGCGTATCCCTGCTTAAATACTCCAATTACTACCTCTTCATAAGGCTGTGATGTAATCCCTAAACCCCCAGTTGATTTAATGTTCATTGGTATAAGCTGTGTCTTTCCATCTTTGCCTGTTGTATATAGCTGCTCTAAGTTAGAAAAAACTACATTTGCCCCTTCAACAGGTGTACCAGTTTTGCTATCTACCACCATTACCTGAAGATAACCTTTAAGAGTGTCTACTTTTGAAACCTCTTGTGTTTGGGTCTGTGTAGTTTTTGGTATTTCGGAAGATGCCATTTTTGTTTTTTCTAAGCTTTTGTTTGAAATTATACCTACTAAAGCAATAACAAATATAGCTAAAATTGTAACAGCCAGAAATCGATTAGATACTTTGCTTAACATTTTTTTCTTCCCTTCTATTAATTGTATTTCTACTAAAATATATTACTGAACAAAAATTTATATCACTTAATTTGTTTACAAAAAAAATTGTGGGGTATAAATAT
It contains:
- the atpC gene encoding ATP synthase F1 subunit epsilon, with the protein product MAEFELEVLQPERIFFKDKVEMIVVRAIDGEIGIMAGHEPIVTPIGIGKLRIKKGGKWREAAIAGGILEVNQNKVVILSDAVEWPEEIDRQRALAAKERAEKKLQQKLPPDEFERYQAALYRAINRLRMIEERRNGD
- the atpD gene encoding F0F1 ATP synthase subunit beta, with the protein product MEQNVGYVVQIIGPVVDVRFESGNLPAINNAIEIHFDGKTLVAEVAQHLGNDTVRCVALGSTDGLRRGVKAIDTGGPIKVPVGRGTLGRIFNVLGQPIDNKGEVQATDYWPIHRSAPSFEEQVPAVEIFETGIKVIDLLAPYAKGGKIGLFGGAGVGKTVLIMELIRNIATEHGGFSIFTGVGERTREGNDLWLEMNESGVIEKTVLVFGQMNEPPGARMRVALTGLTMAEYFRDVEGQDVLLFIDNIFRFIQAGSEVSALLGRIPSAVGYQPTLANEVGALQERITSTKRGSITSVQAIYVPADDLTDPAPATTFAHLDATTVLSRQIAELGIYPAVDPLDSTSRILDPRIVGEEHYYVARTVQQILQRYKELQDIIAILGMDELSEEDKLIVYRARKIQRFLSQPFFVAEAFTGRPGRYVKLKDTIRGFKEIIEGKMDHIPEQYFYMVGTIDEVYENYEKDMKGK
- the atpG gene encoding ATP synthase F1 subunit gamma codes for the protein MANKTRWIKSRIKSVNETKKITRAMYLISASKMKRSRDRLDSTRPYFEKINEFMKDLVVHGMQTNHILFEGSYKEGQKRLGVIVISGDKGLCGGYNANVIRSTLNLYENLSNKGEVIFFPIGTVGKNFLSRHGYKVEDNFNYQTQSVSVKVAKGIAQNVVKKYYRGDIHELYIIYTKLISTIKQDVVVKKLLPLDPSEFVSGEFKKDETIRYEPSPTNVLDVVIYEYLKGIIFGAMMDSYVSELAARMTAMDNATKSADEMIQKLVLKLNRERQAVITQEISEIISGAAALK
- the atpA gene encoding F0F1 ATP synthase subunit alpha: MVDVTIRPDEIASIIKEQIKNYEKKIETNDVGVVIMSGDGIARIHGLDNCMAGELLEFPNNVYGMALNLEEDNVGCVILGNDREIKEGTIVKRTGRVVEVPVGEELLGRVVNALGQPIDGLGPINAKKYRPVERIAPGVIEREPVKTPLQTGIMAIDAMIPIGRGQRELIIGDRQTGKTAIAIDTIINQKDQGVYCIYVAIGQKASTVAQIVHTLKEYGAMDYTIVVSATASDSAPLQFLAPYAGCAMGEEFMESGKDALIVYDDLSKHAVAYRAMSLLLRRPPGREAYPGDVFYLHSRLLERAAKLNSQRGGGSLTALPIIETQAGDVSAYIPTNVISITDGQIYLESELFYAGIRPAINAGISVSRVGGNAQIKAMKKVAGRLRLDLAQYRELEAFAQFGSELDKSTRERLAQGQRIVETLKQPQYKTLPVWHQVVILYSAVNGYLMDIEVNKVREFNEKLVQYISANYPQIFDSIKETKDLTLENEELLKKVIVEFKERFKSSK
- the atpH gene encoding ATP synthase F1 subunit delta, which translates into the protein MLPAKRYAEGLLKLAQEEGKLEKFYEDLFKIYDLFKTNKQFVDVLFDLEMKVSNKKEKIKQFLDESIDRYIVNLICLLIDKRRETLLPYIPFYYKEMYDKIIGNVEVEVIVSEEVDEGVLRKISNWLLKRYDVKNPRFKVKVDRSIIGGIKLLFNNIEVDATIKGALDSIKKELIQNAI
- the atpF gene encoding F0F1 ATP synthase subunit B; protein product: MFDLAIFENMFFWAIINFLILYLIYRKFFFKKVTAFMEKRSKMIQEQLDFAAKSKEEAIKLKEEYENILSQAHAKANEIVQNAMIEAQKQADKIIEDAKLEANKIIENALKQLDIEKKKQINELKNQFVSIALLAASKVIEKNLNTEENRKIVENIFDEAGVA
- the atpE gene encoding ATP synthase F0 subunit C is translated as MTALAAGIAMLAGLGVGIGIGIATAKAAESVGRQPEAYGRILPLFFIGAALAEAVAIYSFVIAILLVLKV
- a CDS encoding F0F1 ATP synthase subunit A; amino-acid sequence: MSEGVMKVLFTIPIGKGIPVRVAVVEMWGVMAFLIILAFYLTSNMKLVPSRKQVIAEFIVDSINKITKNFLGHYWHIFAPYLGTLFLFLLGLNLLGLIGLQPPTSNLNVTASFGVMSILILIISTIVLKNPIGWFVSHFKPIPIVFPFKFLDYLTRTLSLSARLFGNILAGVTVMELIYHGLIKAHIPPVGIPAALSLYFDIFDGVLQAVIFTFLSLIYLYEALEE
- the guaA gene encoding glutamine-hydrolyzing GMP synthase, yielding MQHEIVIVLDFGGQYNQLIARRVRECGVYCEIWPYDTPLEKIIEKNPKGIIFTGGPSSVYEENAPVVDKKIFEIGVPILGICYGNQLIAYFLGGKVSTALFREYGKTHIKYNTNSPLFTGLPESSICWMSHTDFVEELPEGFEILASTENCAIAAFGSREKKIYGVQFHPEVVHTEFGQEIIKNFLFNICGCKGDWKTSSFIEERINEIRKIVGNQKVVCALSGGVDSSVAAVLVHKAIGKNLFCIFVDHGLLRKGEAEEVIKTFKGQFDMNVIKVDAKERFLKALCGVIDPERKRKIIGEEFIRVFEEEASKLGDVKFLVQGTIYPDVVESGVGKAATIKSHHNVGGLPEHIKFERIIEPLRELFKDEVRRVGVELGIPEKIVKRQPFPGPGLAIRIIGEVTEEKLEILREVDWIFRKEIEACGLDEEIWQYFAVLTDMRSVGVMGDERTYDYTVALRAVTSVDGMTADWARIPYDVLERVSNEIVNTVRKVNRVVYDITSKPPATIEWE
- a CDS encoding AEC family transporter; this translates as MAFYIYLFIVFSVNLFYSTSYYIIELVHFKNLFTVGKVLTAMNQEVLILLKNILYLFAVIFIGLIGTKIQLFSPTIKDSVSELIIKITAPILLFTTISSKPYSSTVVKNILTLIISAFIGIILLLGTGYITAKLFKLQGKTFYTHIFCSAFGNTGFLSFPLLYSIFGEKGVFYAASYNIMHDFLAWSLGLSIITKHSSEKTKFGFINANSIAIFSAFVVYLLKGALPAEILSYYNRFFLTIYDALNPFGKTTIYLSMFFIGCLLAEVSFKDTIKTYPAYGIVAFKMVAFPLLITFLTKFMSLDNFTRLIIILQTGMPTAIISSILSYRYKADSSYATRTIFITTIFSLLTIPLLVFIYYHI
- a CDS encoding ISNCY-like element ISCsa7 family transposase, translated to MTNFIKTQKQKFLKILMTIEKVIKALGLKIKSSRRGRPKKFKLSHIIACFVYKVKNKINSFRELEYKINEDEEFKKAIGIEKSPDHTYFSKWAKVIEEEYIEGIARILVREIDPQTKVCAIDSTPLRSSRGDKEAEVGVCVSLGFYNGYKLHVLATVESEVIPIVWWLTCANIHDSKVVELLYEAKIFGPEVILADAGYDCAKWFEVSDRLGMKFVAAVNKRNSKDFSNVKNILRIKNMEFLRSEEGQKLYKQRTKIERLFGKLKGEYNLEQVRLRGFRTYKKHVDWIMITYLIEVYIQKIENCKFSFKYTWNNL